A genomic stretch from Aedes albopictus strain Foshan chromosome 2, AalbF5, whole genome shotgun sequence includes:
- the LOC109421454 gene encoding ejaculatory bulb-specific protein 3-like, with product MKFFVVVLALFAVAAARPQEDKYTTKYDSIDIDEILKSDRLFKNYYNCLLDTGACTPEGNELKRVLPDALENNCSKCSENQKMSSTKIIKFLTENKPEEWVALKAKYDPDNKYVEKYVADADKDGIKL from the coding sequence atgaaattcttCGTCGTTGTTCTGGCACTGTTCGCCGTGGCCGCCGCCCGTCCCCAGGAGGACAAGTACACCACCaagtacgacagtatcgacatcGATGAGATCCTGAAGTCGGACCGTCTGTTCAAGAACTACTACAACTGTCTGTTGGATACGGGAGCTTGCACCCCGGAAGGCAACGAGCTGAAGCGTGTCCTGCCCGATGCCCTGGAGAACAACTGCTCGAAGTGTAGCGAGAATCAGAAAATGTCCAGCACCAAAATCATCAAGTTCTTGACCGAGAACAAGCCAGAAGAGTGGGTCGCTCTGAAGGCCAAGTACGATCCCGACAACAAGTATGTCGAGAAGTATGTGGCTGATGCCGATAAGGATGGAATCAAGCTGTAA
- the LOC109421453 gene encoding ejaculatory bulb-specific protein 3, protein MKFFVVVLALFAVAAARPQEDKYTTKYDSIDIDEILKSDRLFKNYYNCLLDTGACTPEGNELKRVLPDALENNCSKCSEKQQMSSTKIIKFLTENKPEEWVALKAKYDPDNKYVEKYVADAGKDGIKL, encoded by the coding sequence atgaaaTTCTTCGTCGTTGTTCTGGCCCTTTTCGCCGTGGCCGCCGCCCGTCCTCAGGAGGACAAGTACACCACCaagtacgacagtatcgacatcGATGAGATCCTGAAGTCGGACCGTCTGTTCAAGAACTACTACAACTGTCTGTTGGATACGGGAGCGTGCACTCCGGAAGGCAACGAGCTAAAGCGTGTCCTGCCCGATGCCCTGGAGAACAACTGCTCGAAGTGTAGCGAGAAACAGCAAATGTCCAGCACCAAGATCATCAAGTTCCTGACCGAGAACAAGCCCGAAGAATGGGTCGCTCTGAAGGCCAAGTACGATCCGGATAACAAGTACGTCGAAAAGTATGTGGCTGATGCCGGTAAGGATGGAATCAAGCTGTAA
- the LOC109432503 gene encoding ejaculatory bulb-specific protein 3-like produces MKFFVVVLALFAVAAARPQEDKYTTKYDSIDIDEILKSDRLFKNYYNCLLDTGACTPEGNELKRVLPDALENNCSKCSENQKTSSTKIIKFLTENKPEEWVALKAKYDPDNKYVEKYVADADKDGIKL; encoded by the coding sequence ATGAAATTCTTCGTCGTTGTTCTGGCTCTGTTTGCCGTGGCCGCCGCCCGGCCTCAGGAGGACAAGTACACCACCaagtacgacagtatcgacatcGATGAGATCCTGAAGTCGGACCGTCTGTTCAAGAACTACTACAACTGTTTGTTGGATACGGGAGCTTGCACCCCGGAAGGCAACGAACTGAAGCGTGTCCTGCCCGATGCCCTGGAAAACAACTGCTCCAAGTGTAGTGAGAATCAGAAAACTTCCAGCACCAAGATCATCAAGTTCTTGACCGAGAACAAGCCAGAAGAGTGGGTCGCTCTGAAGGCCAAGTACGATCCGGATAACAAGTACGTCGAGAAGTATGTGGCTGATGCTGATAAGGATGGAATCAAGCTGTAA
- the LOC109421397 gene encoding ejaculatory bulb-specific protein 3-like: MKFFIVALALLALVAAQDDKYTTKYDSVNIDEILKSERLFKNYYACLMDTGACTPDVNELKRVLPDALENNCAKCSEKQQTDSTKTIKYLTENKPEEWKALKAKYDPDNKYVEKYVADADKEGIKL; the protein is encoded by the coding sequence ATGAAATTCTTCATCGTTGCTCTGGCCTTGCTCGCCCTGGTTGCTGCCCAAGACGACAAGTACACCACCAAGTACGACAGCGTCAACATCGATGAGATCCTGAAGTCCGAGCGGCTGTTCAAGAACTACTATGCCTGTCTTATGGACACCGGTGCCTGTACCCCAGATGTCAACGAACTGAAGCGTGTCCTGCCCGATGCCCTGGAGAACAACTGTGCCAAGTGTAGCGAGAAGCAGCAGACCGACAGCACCAAGACCATCAAGTACCTGACCGAGAACAAGCCAGAGGAATGGAAGGCTCTGAAGGCTAAGTACGACCCCGACAACAAGTACGTCGAGAAGTACGTTGCCGATGCCGACAAGGAAGGAATCAAGCTGTAA
- the LOC109432509 gene encoding ejaculatory bulb-specific protein 3-like codes for MKFFVVILALFAVAAARPQEDKYTTKYDSIDIDEILKSDRLFKNYYNCLLDTGACTPEGNELKRVLPDALENNCSKCSEKQQMSSTKIIKFLTENKPEEWVALKSKYDPDNKYVEKYVADADKDGIKL; via the coding sequence ATGAAATTCTTCGTCGTTATTCTGGCACTGTTCGCCGTGGCCGCCGCCCGTCCCCAGGAGGACAAGTACACCACCaagtacgacagtatcgacatcGATGAGATCCTGAAGTCGGACCGCCTTTTCAAGAACTATTACAATTGCCTGTTGGATACGGGAGCTTGCACCCCGGAAGGAAACGAACTGAAGCGTGTCCTGCCCGATGCCCTGGAGAACAACTGCTCGAAGTGTAGCGAGAAGCAGCAGATGTCCAGCACCAAGATCATCAAGTTCCTGACCGAGAACAAGCCTGAGGAGTGGGTTGCCCTGAAGTCCAAGTACGATCCGGATAACAAGTACGTCGAGAAGTATGTGGCTGATGCCGATAAGGATGGAATCAAGCTGTAA
- the LOC109421398 gene encoding ejaculatory bulb-specific protein 3 has translation MKLFIVALALLALVAAQDDKYTTKYDSVNIDEILKSERLFKNYYACLMDTGACTPDVNELKRVLPDALENNCAKCSEKQQTDSTKTIKYLTENKPEEWKALKAKYDPDNKYVEKYVADADKEGIKL, from the coding sequence ATGAAACTGTTCATCGTTGCTCTGGCCCTGCTCGCCCTGGTTGCTGCCCAAGACGACAAGTACACCACCAAGTACGACAGCGTCAACATCGATGAGATCTTGAAGTCCGAGCGCCTGTTCAAGAACTACTATGCTTGTCTTATGGACACCGGTGCCTGTACTCCAGATGTCAACGAACTGAAGCGCGTCCTGCCCGATGCCCTGGAGAACAACTGTGCCAAGTGTAGCGAAAAGCAGCAGACCGACAGCACCAAGACCATCAAGTACCTGACCGAGAACAAGCCAGAGGAATGGAAGGCTCTGAAGGCCAAGTACGACCCCGACAACAAGTACGTCGAGAAGTACGTCGCCGATGCCGACAAGGAGGGAATCAAGCTGTAA